In Aegilops tauschii subsp. strangulata cultivar AL8/78 chromosome 3, Aet v6.0, whole genome shotgun sequence, one genomic interval encodes:
- the LOC109741861 gene encoding uncharacterized protein, which translates to MARVEKVAGGEGQVEVVVGVDGKGAIECRICQEEGEEAAMDSPCACTGTLKFAHRKCIQRWCDKKGNITCEICNQVYSPNYVLPPTKCCSDEMGMDLRQSWVGRIDPHDSHFLAIAIAEQQLLNAEFDDCMTSNSSGATCCRSIALILMFLLLVRHVTVIVRDASMLQDATVLFSAILQFVGFFLPCYVIARFCYAFQHRRRRQV; encoded by the exons atggCGCGCGTGGAGAAGGTCGCCGGCGGCGAAGGGCAGGTGGAGGTGGTGGTCGGGGTGGACGGCAAGGGGGCGATAGAGTGCCGGATATgccaggaggagggggaggaggccgccatggACTCCCCCTGCGCCTGCACTGGCACGCTCAAG TTCGCGCACAGGAAGTGCATACAGAGGTGGTGCGACAAGAAGGGGAACATCACATGTGAAATCTGCAACCAG GTTTACTCTCCGAACTATGTTCTCCCTCCAACCAAGTGCTGTTCAGATGAAATGGGCATGGATCTTAG GCAAAGCTGGGTTGGACGGATTGATCCCCATGATTCCCATTTCCTGGCGATCGCCATCGCGGAGCAGCAGCTGCTGAACGCTGAATTCGATGACTGCATGACCTCAAATTCGAGTGGCGCCACATGCTGCCGGTCTATTGCTCTAATT TTGATGTTCCTTCTGCTCGTGCGCCATGTAACCGTGATCGTGCGAGATGCTAGCATGCTACAAGATGCGACGGTTCTGTTCAGC GCAATTCTTCAGTTCGTGGGATTCTTTCTTCCGTGTTATGTCATAGCGCGCTTCTGCTATGCTTTTCAACACCGGAGGCGAAGACAG GTTTAG